A genomic window from Diospyros lotus cultivar Yz01 chromosome 2, ASM1463336v1, whole genome shotgun sequence includes:
- the LOC127795199 gene encoding uncharacterized protein LOC127795199 isoform X1 → MGELEEQATRPPAPETSSDGAPPQLEPPDDALPPPPPPPRFDPSRSNFLLYLSHPLASNVIGIIRRKALIKDLAAVYHAECLAYCQELLELQRKWEETYTNIKTPDDARKETTRPTKRSKKSR, encoded by the exons ATGGGCGAACTCGAAGAACAGGCGACTCGTCCTCCGGCGCCGGAGACATCATCCGACGGCGCTCCGCCACAGCTCGAACCACCGGACGACGCTCTTCCTCCTCCGCCACCCCCTCCTCGTTTCGATCCCAGCCGCAGTAATTTCCTCCTTTACTTATCGCATCCGTTAGCCAGCAATG TGATCGGTATCATAAGAAGGAAGGCCTTGATAAAAGATTTAGCTGCTGTATACCACGCAGAGTGCCTCGCATACTGTCAAGAACTTCTGGAACTCCAAAGAAAGTGGGAAGAG ACATACACAAACATAAAAACTCCAGATGATGCAAGGAAAGAGACGACAAGACCCACTAAGCGTTCAAAGAAATCCCGTTAG
- the LOC127795199 gene encoding uncharacterized protein LOC127795199 isoform X2: MGELEEQATRPPAPETSSDGAPPQLEPPDDALPPPPPPPRFDPSRMIGIIRRKALIKDLAAVYHAECLAYCQELLELQRKWEETYTNIKTPDDARKETTRPTKRSKKSR, encoded by the exons ATGGGCGAACTCGAAGAACAGGCGACTCGTCCTCCGGCGCCGGAGACATCATCCGACGGCGCTCCGCCACAGCTCGAACCACCGGACGACGCTCTTCCTCCTCCGCCACCCCCTCCTCGTTTCGATCCCAGCCGCA TGATCGGTATCATAAGAAGGAAGGCCTTGATAAAAGATTTAGCTGCTGTATACCACGCAGAGTGCCTCGCATACTGTCAAGAACTTCTGGAACTCCAAAGAAAGTGGGAAGAG ACATACACAAACATAAAAACTCCAGATGATGCAAGGAAAGAGACGACAAGACCCACTAAGCGTTCAAAGAAATCCCGTTAG
- the LOC127795198 gene encoding uncharacterized protein LOC127795198, whose protein sequence is MSLVAGSYERFIWGFKLKTLKHSQETLTLTPLFSFPSHLHPIRSVAVAGSVAASGSEDDTIKIYDLSTSAEIGSLIDHSATVTSLSFFTPPSISFPRNLISASYDGAVCVYDADPFVHLKTIRAHKKCVNDIAVHPSGKLALTVGGDSCLAMLNLVRGRRSFYCRLGKEASVVKFDYGGDKFFMVMDKKVSVHEAEDARLVLELDSEKRVLCAAPGMNGLLFTGGEDRGITAWDATSGTVAYSIENAHAARVKGIVVLTGSESASADGDPHLVTSASSDGVIRVWDVRMANKEKPNPLAEANTKSRLTCLAGSSIKSFRRSKLSDSVPHKEQNAAEED, encoded by the exons ATGAGTCTGGTGGCAGGTTCATACGAACGGTTCATATGGGGATTCAAACTCAAAACCCTAAAGCACTCTCAggaaaccctaaccctaaccccgCTTTTCTCCTTTCCCTCCCACCTCCACCCCATCAGGTCCGTCGCCGTCGCGGGCTCCGTTGCAGCCTCCGGTAGCGAAGACGACACTATCAAGATCTACGACCTGTCGACCTCCGCCGAGATCGGCTCCCTCATCGATCACTCCGCCACCGTCACGTCGCTTTCATTCTTCACCCCGCCCTCCATCTCGTTCCCCCGCAACCTCATCTCCGCCTCCTACGACGGTGCCGTGTGCGTCTACGACGCTGACCCCTTCGTCCATCTTAAGACGATTCGCGCTCACAAGAAGTGCGTCAACGACATCGCCGTCCATCCCTCTGGAAAGTTGGCGTTGACGGTTGGCGGAGATTCGTGCTTGGCGATGCTGAATTTAGTTAGAGGCCGCCGGAGCTTTTACTGTAGGCTGGGGAAGGAGGCTTCCGTAGTGAAGTTTGATTATGGTGGAGATAAGTTCTTTATGGTCATGGACAAGAAGGTGTCGGTGCACGAGGCCGAGGACGCGAGGTTGGTTCTGGAATTGGATAGTGAAAAGAGGGTTCTCTGTGCAGCTCCAGGCATG AATGGACTTCTTTTTACTGGTGGTGAGGACCGGGGGATTACAGCATGGGATGCAACCAGTGGGACAGTTGCCTATTCTATCGAAAATGCACATGCAGCACGTGTTAAAGGCATTGTTGTGCTAACAGGAAGTGAAAGTGCTTCTGCAGATGGTGATCCCCACTTGGTTACATCAGCATCATCGGATGGTGTTATTCGAGTTTGGGATGTTCGAATGGCCAACAAGGAGAAACCGAACCCATTGGCTGAGGCTAACACAAAATCAAGACTGACATGTCTTGCTGGGTCATCTATAAAAT CTTTTAGAAGATCAAAGCTCAGTGACAGTGTCCCTCACAAAGAGCAGAATGCCGCAGAGGAAGATTGA